Proteins from a genomic interval of Clostridium scatologenes:
- a CDS encoding ATP-binding protein: protein MVKGYQSNIINVYENIRKFEEKSLNKRREEIQNKIPQIIDIEREIGKLCVRLSITILNNSENKENELKKLKEKITDLRIKKSEMLVSNTYPLDYLDMHYMCNRCKDTGFIGTQKCSCYKQKLVELYYENSELKTILEKNNFSNFNFELYSPHKSDDVRKSPRKNLEDIVSKSWNFIESFSSSDENMLFLGNSGTGKSFLSYCIAKELLDRGHLVVYRTAETLIHDLKHIRFNNSDELEDLLINCDLLIIDDLGSEQITEFSKTELFNLLNIKLLKNRKMLISTNCGLEELLKNYSERISSRLLGEFTLCKFYGDDIRIGQNIKNRKY from the coding sequence ATGGTTAAAGGATATCAAAGCAACATAATTAATGTATATGAAAATATACGTAAATTTGAAGAAAAATCTCTCAATAAAAGAAGAGAAGAAATTCAAAATAAAATTCCTCAAATTATAGATATAGAGCGTGAAATTGGAAAACTATGTGTTAGGCTTTCAATAACTATACTTAATAATTCAGAAAATAAAGAGAATGAATTAAAAAAACTAAAAGAAAAAATTACTGACCTTAGGATAAAAAAATCTGAAATGTTAGTAAGTAATACCTATCCTTTAGACTACTTAGACATGCATTACATGTGCAATAGATGTAAGGATACTGGATTTATTGGAACTCAAAAATGCAGCTGCTATAAGCAAAAACTTGTAGAGCTGTACTATGAAAACTCTGAATTAAAAACTATACTTGAAAAAAATAATTTTAGCAATTTTAATTTTGAACTTTATTCACCTCATAAAAGTGATGATGTACGTAAAAGTCCTAGAAAAAACCTTGAGGATATAGTTTCAAAATCATGGAATTTCATAGAAAGCTTTTCTTCTTCCGATGAAAACATGTTATTTTTAGGTAATTCAGGCACTGGAAAGAGTTTCTTATCCTATTGCATTGCTAAAGAGCTTTTAGACAGAGGCCATTTAGTAGTGTATAGAACTGCTGAAACATTAATTCACGACTTAAAACATATTAGATTTAACAATTCTGATGAGCTTGAAGACTTGCTTATAAATTGTGATCTTCTTATAATTGACGATTTAGGTTCTGAACAAATTACTGAGTTTTCTAAAACAGAACTATTCAATCTTCTGAATATAAAATTACTTAAAAATCGGAAAATGCTAATTTCTACAAATTGTGGTTTAGAAGAATTATTAAAAAATTATTCAGAAAGAATTTCGTCGAGACTTTTAGGAGAATTTACACTATGCAAATTTTATGGCGATGATATAAGAATAGGTCAAAATATTAAAAATAGGAAATATTAA
- a CDS encoding acyl-[acyl-carrier-protein] thioesterase has product MKKVETEKQYEIQYYEIDCDKKLLLTSLMNYLEDICTMQSEDIGIGLDYMNSKKIAWVLYKWNIHIYRYPLYREKVKVKTIPESFRKFYAYRSFQIFDSMGNVIAKASSVWFLINTEKRKAMTVTDDMYNAFGLSKEDNKPLTIKKIGKQERVDNEKVFSVRYSDIDTNRHVNNVKYVDWAVETVPLDIVSNCNITDIIIAYEKETTYGAVIKVLTQIDKKEEDFVCLHKIVDEEDKELALIETLWKNEK; this is encoded by the coding sequence ATGAAAAAGGTAGAGACAGAGAAACAATACGAAATTCAATATTATGAAATAGATTGTGATAAAAAGTTATTATTAACAAGTCTTATGAATTATTTAGAAGATATTTGTACTATGCAATCTGAAGATATTGGTATAGGACTAGATTATATGAATAGTAAAAAAATTGCTTGGGTACTTTATAAATGGAATATACATATTTATAGATATCCTTTATATAGGGAAAAAGTAAAAGTTAAAACTATTCCAGAGTCTTTTAGAAAGTTTTATGCATATAGAAGCTTTCAAATATTTGATTCAATGGGAAATGTTATAGCTAAGGCTAGTTCTGTATGGTTTTTAATAAATACAGAAAAAAGAAAAGCTATGACAGTAACAGATGATATGTATAATGCTTTTGGACTTAGTAAAGAGGATAACAAACCTTTAACTATAAAGAAAATTGGAAAACAAGAAAGAGTTGATAACGAAAAAGTATTTAGTGTAAGATATAGTGATATAGATACAAATAGGCATGTAAATAATGTAAAGTATGTTGATTGGGCTGTTGAAACAGTACCTTTAGATATAGTTAGTAATTGTAATATTACAGATATAATTATAGCTTATGAGAAAGAAACAACTTATGGTGCTGTGATAAAAGTATTGACCCAAATAGATAAAAAAGAAGAGGATTTTGTATGTTTGCATAAAATAGTAGATGAAGAAGATAAGGAACTAGCTTTAATAGAGACACTTTGGAAGAATGAAAAATAA
- a CDS encoding NAD(P)/FAD-dependent oxidoreductase, with translation MFHEILVIGGGASGIMASIALKDMGKDVGLIEGSNRIGSKILTTGNGRCNITNKNINYSRYHSKNPGFYKHILDKFTVDNTIDFFYSLGLPLTELDDGKLYPLSLQASSVLDILRMALDDRSVPIYLNEKIKTIKKSSSGFKVLSQSSDIYECKKLILCCGGKSAPNTGSDGSGFELVQRLNHSIITPVPSLVQLKLKYNHLKALSGVKFNGFAEIYVDDAPNRKEFGEILFTDYGISGPPILQISSIASRALAKGKDVKLTIDMMPNLDKKALIEFLENHWALFSYRSILDSFIGIINKKIIPTLLKEASITNIHKPCYELTWKEKNKIFFLLKNWSFMVYDTNSFKNSQVTSGGINTEEVNSKTLESEIVSNLFFAGEILDVDGDCGGFNLQWCWSSGFIAAKSAAD, from the coding sequence TTGTTTCATGAAATACTAGTAATTGGCGGTGGAGCTTCTGGAATTATGGCTTCTATTGCCCTAAAAGACATGGGAAAAGATGTAGGACTAATAGAAGGTTCTAATAGAATAGGTTCTAAAATATTGACTACAGGAAATGGTAGATGTAATATAACTAACAAAAACATTAATTATTCGAGATATCATAGTAAAAATCCAGGATTTTACAAACATATTTTGGATAAATTCACAGTAGATAACACTATAGATTTCTTTTACTCCTTAGGCCTTCCACTTACTGAACTAGATGATGGTAAACTTTATCCATTATCTCTTCAAGCATCTTCAGTACTTGATATATTGCGAATGGCATTAGATGATCGTAGTGTTCCTATTTATCTAAATGAAAAAATAAAGACCATAAAAAAATCATCTTCAGGTTTTAAAGTACTTTCACAATCTAGTGACATTTACGAGTGCAAAAAACTTATTTTATGTTGTGGTGGAAAATCTGCCCCTAATACAGGTTCTGATGGCTCTGGCTTTGAATTAGTACAAAGATTAAACCATAGTATAATTACCCCTGTTCCATCGCTTGTACAGCTTAAATTAAAGTATAATCACCTAAAAGCTTTATCAGGAGTAAAATTTAATGGTTTTGCTGAAATATATGTAGATGACGCTCCTAATAGAAAAGAATTTGGAGAAATATTATTTACGGACTACGGAATATCTGGACCACCTATTCTTCAAATAAGTAGTATCGCTTCACGTGCCTTAGCTAAAGGAAAAGATGTAAAACTCACTATAGATATGATGCCAAACTTGGATAAAAAAGCTCTAATAGAATTTTTAGAAAACCATTGGGCATTATTTAGCTACAGAAGTATATTGGATTCGTTTATAGGAATAATAAACAAAAAAATTATTCCTACTCTTTTAAAAGAAGCATCTATAACTAATATACATAAACCTTGTTATGAACTTACATGGAAAGAGAAAAATAAAATATTTTTTCTTCTGAAAAATTGGAGTTTTATGGTGTATGATACCAATTCATTTAAAAACTCTCAGGTAACCTCTGGAGGTATAAATACAGAAGAAGTAAATTCAAAAACTTTAGAATCTGAAATAGTTAGCAACTTGTTTTTTGCTGGTGAAATACTAGATGTTGATGGAGATTGTGGAGGTTTTAATCTTCAATGGTGTTGGAGTTCAGGTTTTATAGCTGCTAAAAGTGCTGCTGACTAA
- a CDS encoding adenylosuccinate synthase, whose product MSAFIVLGAQWGDEGKGKMTDYLAEDANVVVRFQGGNNAGHTVEVGDKQYKLHLIPSGILYNDKLNVIGNGVVLDPKALFEEINYLKSVGVNVTPENLIISDRTQLIMPYHRVLDGIKEKCRGKKDIGTTGKGIGPCYTDKMERSGIRVSDLMHKEVFIEKLKENVEMKNDIITKVFNGEALNFDDICAEYLGYAEKMRAFVKDTSVIVYDNIKAGKKVLFEGAQGTLLDIDYGTYPYVTSSNTIAGGVCTGAGIGPTLINSAVGIAKAYTTRVGKGPFPTELFDETGDWIRENGHEYGVTTGRARRCGWLDLVILKTSARVSGLTSFAVTKIDTIAGLEKVKMCVGYKLDGKVIDYFPASLEDLAKCEPVYEEFDGWDKSIESARTYNEIPENAKKYLKRIEEFTGTKISIVSVGPRRDQTINVTDI is encoded by the coding sequence ATGTCAGCATTTATTGTTTTAGGAGCTCAATGGGGAGACGAAGGAAAAGGTAAAATGACAGATTACCTTGCTGAAGATGCAAATGTGGTAGTAAGATTTCAAGGAGGAAATAATGCAGGTCATACTGTAGAGGTTGGTGATAAACAATATAAACTTCATTTAATACCTTCAGGTATACTTTATAATGATAAATTGAATGTAATAGGAAACGGTGTTGTACTTGATCCTAAAGCATTGTTTGAAGAAATAAATTATTTGAAAAGCGTTGGAGTTAATGTCACTCCAGAAAACTTAATAATAAGTGATAGAACACAACTTATTATGCCATATCATAGAGTCTTAGATGGAATAAAGGAAAAATGCAGAGGTAAAAAAGATATTGGAACTACAGGAAAAGGAATAGGTCCTTGTTACACAGATAAAATGGAGAGAAGTGGAATAAGGGTAAGCGACCTTATGCATAAGGAAGTTTTTATAGAAAAATTAAAAGAAAATGTTGAAATGAAAAATGATATAATAACAAAGGTTTTTAATGGAGAAGCATTAAATTTTGATGATATATGTGCTGAATACCTAGGATATGCTGAAAAAATGAGAGCTTTTGTAAAGGATACATCAGTAATAGTATATGATAATATTAAAGCTGGAAAAAAGGTATTATTTGAAGGAGCTCAAGGTACATTACTTGATATAGATTATGGAACATATCCATATGTTACATCATCAAATACAATTGCTGGAGGAGTATGTACTGGAGCTGGTATTGGACCTACTTTGATAAATAGTGCAGTAGGTATAGCTAAAGCTTATACAACAAGAGTTGGTAAAGGTCCATTCCCAACAGAGCTATTTGATGAAACTGGAGATTGGATAAGAGAGAATGGTCATGAATACGGCGTTACTACAGGAAGAGCTAGAAGATGTGGATGGCTTGACCTCGTAATACTTAAAACTAGTGCTAGAGTTTCAGGCCTTACAAGTTTTGCTGTAACTAAAATAGATACTATAGCTGGTCTTGAAAAAGTTAAAATGTGTGTAGGCTATAAGCTTGATGGAAAAGTTATAGATTATTTTCCAGCAAGTTTAGAAGATTTAGCTAAATGTGAACCTGTATATGAGGAATTTGATGGTTGGGATAAAAGTATAGAAAGTGCAAGAACTTACAATGAGATTCCTGAAAATGCAAAAAAATACCTTAAAAGAATAGAGGAATTTACAGGAACAAAAATATCTATAGTTTCAGTAGGACCAAGAAGAGATCAGACTATAAATGTAACAGATATATAA
- a CDS encoding CoA-binding protein, translating to MTAHELLNYKNWVVVGDILKEEKYAFKILNQLKNAGFNVEGVNPRDTTGKVCKSLDEVTFDVDVIDLCINPVVGLKIVQDAENLNIKRILIQPGAGSTDILSLCKNKGIIAIEGCALVELGNL from the coding sequence ATGACAGCTCATGAATTATTAAATTATAAAAATTGGGTAGTAGTAGGTGATATATTAAAAGAGGAGAAATATGCATTTAAAATTTTGAATCAGTTAAAAAATGCAGGATTTAATGTGGAAGGTGTTAATCCTAGGGATACTACAGGTAAGGTTTGCAAGTCTCTTGATGAAGTAACTTTTGATGTAGATGTAATAGATTTATGTATAAATCCTGTAGTTGGATTAAAAATAGTACAAGATGCAGAAAATTTAAATATTAAAAGAATATTAATACAACCTGGAGCTGGTAGTACTGACATATTGAGTTTATGTAAAAATAAAGGTATTATAGCTATAGAGGGATGTGCACTTGTGGAACTTGGAAATTTATAA
- a CDS encoding DnaD domain protein gives MSTFVFKSNNSNYTPVSNIFIDKFMPKARGEFVKVYLLGLKYCVSGELGVSSQIMASALHLLETDVLNAWNYWNDENVIRMVPIDNMGNYNIEFINLSDSPEENSKNINLLEELNKNSTKDMLQDIEKLLGRPLSSKEMTMYIGWLKDFNFSPEIILLLIQYCASKGKTDCRYIEKIALAWFDSKIKNIDDAQTFIKKHEDKWINIRKILNYLGIKDAEIMKPQEDMLNKWITTYKFPIDVIYKACEICFQRINKTDFKYIDGILTSWNKDNIRTVDDVNKKNTKKIYHKNNSTYKNNSSNSTFNNFEQRNYDFEDLEKKLLGWDK, from the coding sequence ATGAGTACTTTTGTATTTAAAAGTAATAATTCTAATTACACTCCTGTAAGTAATATTTTTATAGATAAATTTATGCCAAAAGCCCGTGGAGAATTTGTAAAAGTATATCTTCTAGGGCTAAAATATTGTGTATCTGGTGAATTAGGAGTTAGTTCACAAATAATGGCAAGCGCTTTACACCTTCTTGAAACAGATGTATTAAATGCATGGAACTATTGGAATGATGAAAATGTAATTAGGATGGTTCCTATAGACAACATGGGTAATTACAATATTGAGTTTATTAATTTATCTGATTCTCCTGAGGAAAATTCAAAAAACATAAACTTACTGGAAGAATTGAATAAAAATTCTACAAAGGATATGCTTCAAGATATAGAAAAACTCCTTGGAAGACCTTTATCTTCAAAGGAAATGACTATGTACATAGGATGGCTAAAAGATTTTAATTTTTCTCCTGAAATTATACTTCTACTTATTCAATATTGTGCATCAAAGGGAAAGACAGATTGTAGATATATTGAAAAAATTGCTCTGGCTTGGTTTGATTCGAAAATAAAAAATATAGATGACGCCCAAACCTTTATCAAAAAACATGAAGATAAGTGGATTAATATAAGAAAAATATTAAACTACTTAGGTATAAAGGATGCAGAAATTATGAAGCCGCAAGAAGATATGTTAAATAAGTGGATTACCACTTATAAGTTTCCTATTGATGTTATATATAAAGCCTGTGAAATATGCTTTCAGCGTATAAATAAGACAGACTTTAAATATATTGATGGTATACTTACAAGTTGGAACAAAGATAATATTAGAACTGTAGATGACGTAAACAAAAAAAATACTAAAAAAATTTACCACAAAAATAATTCAACTTATAAAAATAATTCTTCTAATAGTACATTTAATAATTTCGAACAAAGAAACTATGATTTTGAGGATCTAGAAAAAAAACTGCTAGGATGGGATAAATAA
- a CDS encoding pyruvate, water dikinase regulatory protein — MLTIYAVSDSIGETAEQVAKATSSLFSEDVKVKRVPYIKSFEHVNEFINNLEDKKNIMIISTIVLVDVREFLVQRCIEESIHITNVLGPCISMASMILNKIPNYRPGAIWEMDSEYYKKIRAMEFAMQYDDSKDNAGIKYADVILIGLSRTSKTPLCMYLANKGIKALNVPIMPEIPIPEELFEVDRRKIIGLTIDPMQLIEIRKHRLDKFSSASREIQYANAERVLQELEFADKLMRKFNCKIIDVTKRAIEDTALIIMEHIGHIGSKDY; from the coding sequence ATGTTGACAATATATGCGGTGTCTGATTCTATAGGAGAGACAGCTGAACAAGTTGCAAAAGCAACTTCAAGTTTATTTTCTGAAGATGTAAAGGTTAAGAGGGTACCTTATATAAAAAGTTTTGAACATGTAAATGAATTTATAAACAATTTAGAAGACAAGAAAAATATTATGATAATATCTACTATAGTTTTAGTAGATGTTAGGGAATTTCTTGTACAAAGGTGTATAGAAGAAAGCATACATATAACAAATGTATTGGGTCCTTGTATAAGCATGGCATCAATGATATTAAACAAAATACCTAATTATAGACCTGGAGCTATTTGGGAAATGGATTCTGAGTATTATAAAAAAATAAGAGCTATGGAATTTGCAATGCAATATGATGATAGTAAGGATAATGCAGGCATAAAATATGCTGATGTAATTTTAATAGGGCTTTCTAGAACTTCAAAAACTCCTTTATGTATGTATTTAGCTAATAAAGGAATAAAGGCTTTAAATGTTCCTATAATGCCGGAGATTCCTATACCAGAAGAATTATTTGAAGTAGATAGAAGGAAAATAATAGGGCTTACAATAGATCCTATGCAGCTTATTGAAATTCGAAAACATAGATTAGATAAATTTTCTTCAGCTTCAAGGGAGATACAGTATGCTAATGCAGAAAGAGTGCTTCAAGAATTAGAATTTGCGGATAAACTCATGAGAAAATTTAATTGTAAAATAATAGATGTTACAAAGAGAGCAATAGAAGATACTGCACTTATAATTATGGAGCATATAGGTCATATTGGTTCAAAGGATTATTAA